The following proteins are co-located in the Triticum aestivum cultivar Chinese Spring chromosome 1A, IWGSC CS RefSeq v2.1, whole genome shotgun sequence genome:
- the LOC123041870 gene encoding probable beta-1,3-galactosyltransferase 12 → MADLQKEVDMYHDFLFIDADEGTKPPEKMLAYFKAAYDMFHAEFYVKADDTIYLRPDRLAALLAKDRLHHRTYIGCMKKGPVVSDPNMKWYESSYGLLGNEYFMHASGSLYALSSEVVGAIATTNNDSLRMFDYEDVTIGSWMLAMNVNHEDNRAMCDSTCTPSSIAVWDSKICSGSCNPIEKIKELHNTTLCSKSPTLPPEVEEEE, encoded by the exons ATGGCAGATCTTCAGAAAGAGGTAGACATGTATCATGACTTTTTGTTTATTGATGCTGATGAGGGTACAAAGCCCCCAGAGAAGAT GTTAGCATATTTCAAAGCAGCTTATGACATGTTCCACGCAGAATTTTACGTCAAAGCTGATGATACTATCTATCTGCGCCCAG ATAGACTTGCTGCTCTCCTTGCAAAGGACCGACTTCATCACCGGACTTATATTGGTTGCATGAAGAAGGGACCGGTTGTCAGTGATCCGAATATGAAATG GTATGAAAGTTCATATGGATTATTAGGTAATGAGTACTTCATGCATGCATCTGGTTCACTGTATGCTCTTTCTTCAGAAGTGGTGGGAGCTATAGCTACTACAAACAATGATAG TTTAAGGATGTTTGATTATGAGGATGTTACTATTGGCTCATGGATGCTTGCCATGAATGTAAATCATGAAGACAACCGTGCAATGTGTGATTCCACATGCACTCCCAGCTCCATTGCTGTATGGGACAGCAAGATATGTTCAG GCTCTTGTAACCCCATTGAGAAAATAAAGGAGCTGCACAACACAACTTTGTGCTCAAAAAGCCCAACATTACCGCCTGAAGTGGAGGAGGAAGAGTAG